In Sporichthyaceae bacterium, a single genomic region encodes these proteins:
- a CDS encoding transposase encodes MAKGFRPVDRGQQFVLPPDMREWLPADHLVWFVLDAVAGLNVTVFRGRRRLGGAGRAAYDPVMLVGLLIYAYAVGQRSSRQIERLCRTDVAFRIVCAQDVPDHSTIARFRAEHETGLSGLFEQVLMLCARAGMGRVGTIAIDGTKIAANAALSANRSESRLRQIAADILADAAAVDAAEDGLYGDRRGDELPPQLADPTGRAARIKAMLDDIAAEREAASAGSEQTRRATERVERAQQHLADTRAVVAERNAERARWQQLIQADGGRGLSGRMVPVEQHYDVRAAAARLARAEANLTRARHAAHSPKDATRNLTDPDSRIMPTRHGWVQGYNGQLVVSADYLILAADLHHHPTDYRSWAPMIDQASDAARAIRRATGRRSRLGTVLADAGYASTTNLTSPGPDRLIALGTGRELHHAARTHPAHGDPPSHATAWQRMNHRLRTPAGAARYRRRAALVEPVHAHLKDRRGLRTFTRRGITAARSEYRFAAAVTNLLRLHTLLAANPT; translated from the coding sequence GTGGCTAAGGGGTTTCGGCCGGTGGATCGGGGTCAGCAGTTTGTGTTGCCGCCGGATATGCGGGAGTGGTTGCCGGCTGATCATCTGGTGTGGTTTGTGCTGGATGCGGTGGCCGGCCTGAATGTGACGGTGTTTCGGGGGCGGCGTCGGCTGGGGGGTGCGGGTCGGGCGGCGTATGACCCGGTGATGCTGGTCGGTTTGTTGATCTACGCCTACGCGGTGGGGCAGCGGTCGAGTCGGCAGATCGAACGGCTGTGCCGCACCGATGTGGCGTTTCGGATCGTGTGCGCGCAAGACGTGCCCGATCACAGCACGATCGCCCGGTTCCGGGCCGAGCACGAGACCGGCCTGAGCGGATTATTCGAGCAGGTGCTCATGCTGTGTGCCCGGGCCGGGATGGGGCGGGTCGGCACGATCGCGATCGATGGGACGAAGATCGCCGCGAACGCGGCCCTGTCCGCTAACCGCAGCGAATCACGGCTGCGGCAGATCGCCGCCGACATTCTGGCCGATGCGGCCGCGGTCGACGCCGCCGAGGACGGGCTCTACGGTGACCGGCGCGGTGACGAGCTACCACCACAGTTGGCCGACCCGACCGGCCGGGCCGCGCGGATCAAGGCGATGCTGGATGACATCGCCGCCGAACGGGAAGCCGCATCGGCCGGCAGCGAACAGACCCGGCGGGCTACCGAACGGGTCGAACGGGCCCAGCAGCACCTGGCTGACACCCGGGCCGTGGTGGCCGAACGCAACGCCGAACGGGCCCGCTGGCAGCAGCTCATCCAAGCCGACGGTGGTCGCGGACTATCCGGCCGGATGGTGCCGGTCGAGCAGCACTACGACGTGCGGGCCGCCGCGGCCCGGCTCGCCCGCGCCGAAGCGAACCTGACCCGAGCCCGCCACGCCGCACACTCACCCAAGGACGCCACCCGTAACCTGACCGACCCCGACTCGCGGATCATGCCCACCCGGCACGGCTGGGTGCAGGGCTACAACGGCCAACTGGTGGTCAGCGCCGACTACCTCATCCTGGCCGCCGACCTACACCACCACCCCACCGACTACCGCAGCTGGGCGCCGATGATCGACCAGGCATCCGACGCTGCCCGCGCGATCCGCCGCGCCACCGGCCGCCGCAGCCGCCTCGGCACCGTGCTCGCCGACGCCGGCTACGCCAGCACCACCAACCTCACCAGCCCCGGACCGGACCGGCTCATCGCCCTCGGCACCGGCCGCGAACTCCACCACGCCGCCCGCACCCACCCCGCCCACGGCGACCCGCCATCCCACGCCACCGCGTGGCAACGCATGAACCACCGACTGCGCACCCCCGCCGGCGCCGCCCGCTACCGACGACGCGCCGCCCTCGTCGAACCCGTCCACGCCCACCTCAAAGACCGCCGCGGACTCCGCACCTTCACCCGCCGCGGAATCACCGCCGCCCGCAGCGAATACCGCTTCGCCGCCGCCGTCACCAACCTCCTCCGCCTCCACACCCTGCTCGCGGCCAACCCAACCTGA
- the msrA gene encoding peptide-methionine (S)-S-oxide reductase MsrA — translation MTTATTARAVLAGGCFWGMQDLIRKVPGVISTRVGYSGGDVPNATYRHHGNHAEAIEIIFDPARLSYRDLLEFFFQIHDPTTRNRQGNDIGASYRSAIFYTDDEQKRIAEETIADAEASGLWPGKIVTEVTAAGPFWEAEPEHQDYLERYPNGYTCHYVRPRWRLEHRQGSAGAGGGAQ, via the coding sequence ATGACGACAGCAACAACCGCTCGCGCAGTGCTAGCCGGTGGCTGCTTTTGGGGGATGCAAGACCTGATCCGCAAGGTGCCCGGGGTGATCTCGACCCGGGTTGGATACTCCGGCGGTGATGTGCCCAATGCGACGTATCGCCATCACGGCAACCACGCCGAGGCGATCGAGATCATCTTCGATCCTGCGCGGCTCTCTTACCGGGACCTGCTGGAGTTCTTCTTCCAGATCCACGACCCGACGACAAGGAACCGTCAGGGCAACGACATTGGCGCGAGTTACCGGTCGGCCATCTTCTACACCGACGACGAGCAGAAGCGGATCGCCGAGGAGACAATCGCCGACGCTGAGGCCTCGGGCCTGTGGCCGGGCAAGATCGTCACAGAGGTTACCGCGGCCGGCCCGTTCTGGGAGGCCGAGCCTGAGCACCAGGACTACCTGGAGCGCTACCCGAACGGCTACACCTGCCACTACGTGCGCCCGCGGTGGCGCCTCGAGCACCGGCAGGGCTCTGCCGGCGCAGGCGGCGGCGCTCAGTAG